A portion of the Armatimonadota bacterium genome contains these proteins:
- the moaA gene encoding GTP 3',8-cyclase MoaA, which translates to MQNDAPLVDQFGRVKRKLRLSVTDRCNYRCIYCMPEEPVWKPREEVLTLEEMARLASIFVRRLGIRRIRLTGGEPTLRSGLATLIEMLQPLRADGLERVSLTSNGVRLGHMAPSLKSAGLDDVNVSMDAVDADRFRSITGGGDLRQVMDGIEASRHAGLKVKVNAVAIRDMNEDQILPLMQWAFEQEIVLRFIEFMPLDGRGLWQPKLTITESDILAEGRKAFDIRLSAGDPSDPARGYLLNGKPLLGIISTISNPFCDQCDRVRITSDGVLLPCLFSPGGPNLRDAMRDGASDEEIIEIARVAIYAKWEGFVALNSRSSLKPLPMHVMGG; encoded by the coding sequence ATGCAAAACGACGCCCCGTTGGTCGATCAGTTCGGTCGAGTGAAGCGTAAGCTCAGGCTCTCGGTTACCGATCGTTGCAACTATCGGTGCATCTACTGTATGCCCGAAGAACCGGTGTGGAAGCCAAGGGAAGAGGTGCTGACCCTTGAAGAGATGGCTCGATTGGCTTCCATCTTTGTTCGGAGGTTAGGCATACGTCGCATTCGACTAACGGGCGGCGAGCCAACCTTGCGATCTGGGCTCGCGACGCTTATCGAGATGCTCCAACCGCTACGCGCCGATGGATTGGAGCGCGTCTCTCTAACCAGCAATGGTGTTCGACTGGGACACATGGCGCCGAGCCTCAAGAGCGCTGGCCTGGACGATGTCAACGTCAGCATGGATGCGGTCGATGCGGACCGTTTTCGCAGCATCACGGGCGGGGGCGACCTGAGGCAGGTAATGGACGGCATTGAGGCGTCTCGCCATGCTGGGCTTAAGGTCAAGGTGAACGCGGTCGCTATCCGCGACATGAACGAAGATCAGATTCTGCCCTTGATGCAATGGGCGTTTGAGCAAGAAATTGTGCTACGTTTCATCGAATTCATGCCATTGGACGGACGCGGCCTATGGCAGCCAAAACTGACGATAACCGAATCCGACATCCTAGCCGAGGGTCGCAAAGCCTTCGACATCCGGCTTTCAGCAGGCGATCCGTCCGATCCTGCGCGGGGCTATTTGCTCAATGGCAAGCCCCTTCTGGGCATCATATCCACGATCTCCAACCCCTTCTGCGACCAGTGCGATCGAGTGAGAATCACCAGCGACGGCGTGCTTTTGCCGTGTCTCTTCTCTCCCGGAGGCCCAAACCTTCGCGACGCCATGCGCGACGGCGCTTCCGACGAGGAGATTATCGAAATAGCCAGGGTTGCGATCTATGCCAAATGGGAGGGTTTCGTCGCTCTTAACAGCCGTTCGTCGCTCAAACCGTTGCCCATGCATGTGATGGGCGGTTAG
- a CDS encoding long-chain fatty acid--CoA ligase encodes MLDTLPKALFQSIDQYGDKPALMYREGKEFVPISYRQLGERVYRCAAGLWALDVRPGDRICILSDNCPEWAIADWASICLGAISAPIYPTLTSAQAAEILADAEPKVVFARDDKQINKLHEAFKILKFGARIVSFEKNSSTDAVTLEQLSGMASDLDEATFRRRALEIAPSEIATFIYTSGTTGEPKGAMLSHSNLMSNIEASLQVLPVDHNDTLLSFLPLSHVFERMAGHFLAMRIGATVAYAESMFTLSSDMLSVRPTAMLAVPRFYGSIMDRILSSVADSPGLRKALFYRALEVGKQYSEQWRNGQHTPFFLGLQHKLLDKLVGEKIRARTGGRIRFFASGGAALPRDVAEFFHAFGLLIVEGYGLTETSPVITINTVEAPRFGTVGKPIPGVEVRIADDGEILSRGPHIMRGYYNKPEATAEAIDKDGWFHTGDIGELDADGYLRITDRKKDLLVLANGKNVAPQPIENLLRSSELIQEAALFGDGMSQPIALIIPDFERIKKHAHDHQIVFANLHELIENEQIEALIKAEVDRANRQLADYQRVRRFRLLPEPFSIETGELTPTLKVKRRVVLQKYAAIINEMAS; translated from the coding sequence ATGTTAGACACATTGCCAAAGGCGCTGTTCCAGAGCATCGACCAGTATGGCGATAAGCCGGCTTTGATGTATCGCGAGGGCAAGGAGTTTGTGCCCATCTCTTATCGACAGTTGGGCGAGCGGGTTTATCGGTGCGCGGCGGGTCTGTGGGCGTTGGACGTTCGGCCAGGCGATCGCATTTGCATCTTGTCGGATAACTGCCCCGAATGGGCGATCGCCGATTGGGCCAGCATCTGCCTTGGGGCCATCAGCGCGCCGATCTATCCGACTTTGACTTCGGCACAGGCAGCCGAGATACTGGCGGACGCGGAACCAAAGGTCGTCTTTGCCCGAGACGACAAGCAGATCAACAAACTCCACGAAGCTTTCAAGATATTGAAGTTTGGCGCCAGGATCGTCAGCTTCGAGAAGAACTCCTCGACCGACGCAGTAACGTTAGAGCAGCTGAGCGGTATGGCTTCTGATTTGGACGAGGCGACGTTTCGTCGTCGCGCTTTGGAGATCGCTCCGAGCGAGATCGCAACGTTTATCTATACGAGCGGAACAACCGGCGAACCGAAAGGCGCGATGCTGTCGCACAGCAACCTCATGTCGAATATTGAAGCCTCGTTGCAAGTGTTGCCGGTCGACCATAACGACACGCTGTTGTCCTTCCTGCCGCTGAGCCATGTGTTCGAGCGGATGGCCGGGCACTTTTTGGCGATGCGCATAGGAGCAACTGTCGCGTATGCGGAGAGCATGTTCACGCTGTCCAGCGACATGTTGTCGGTGCGACCGACCGCAATGCTCGCAGTGCCTCGATTCTACGGGTCGATAATGGACCGAATTCTTTCGTCGGTTGCCGATTCGCCCGGCTTGCGCAAGGCGCTTTTTTACCGTGCTTTGGAAGTTGGCAAGCAGTACTCGGAGCAGTGGCGCAATGGGCAGCACACCCCGTTTTTCTTGGGCCTTCAGCACAAGTTGCTGGACAAACTTGTGGGCGAGAAGATTCGGGCGCGCACGGGCGGGCGCATACGATTCTTTGCATCGGGCGGGGCTGCTCTGCCTCGCGATGTGGCCGAGTTCTTTCACGCGTTCGGCCTGCTGATCGTAGAGGGGTACGGCTTGACAGAAACCAGCCCGGTCATCACCATCAATACGGTCGAGGCGCCGCGTTTTGGAACCGTCGGCAAGCCGATTCCTGGAGTAGAGGTGAGAATCGCTGACGATGGCGAGATTCTCTCGCGCGGCCCCCACATTATGCGAGGGTATTACAACAAGCCCGAAGCCACTGCCGAGGCGATCGATAAAGACGGTTGGTTCCATACAGGCGATATCGGCGAATTGGACGCCGACGGGTACCTGAGAATAACGGATCGTAAAAAGGATCTCCTAGTTTTGGCCAATGGCAAGAACGTCGCGCCGCAACCGATCGAGAATCTCTTGAGATCGAGCGAATTGATTCAGGAAGCGGCGCTCTTCGGGGACGGCATGAGTCAGCCGATAGCCTTGATCATCCCTGACTTCGAGCGGATAAAGAAGCATGCGCACGATCATCAGATCGTTTTTGCGAACCTACACGAGCTGATAGAAAACGAGCAGATTGAGGCGTTGATCAAGGCCGAGGTGGATCGCGCCAATCGGCAGTTGGCCGACTATCAGCGAGTCCGTAGATTTCGGCTATTGCCCGAGCCATTCTCCATCGAGACGGGCGAGTTGACCCCGACGCTGAAGGTGAAGCGAAGGGTCGTGCTACAGAAATACGCGGCGATTATCAATGAGATGGCTTCATAG
- a CDS encoding alpha-hydroxy-acid oxidizing protein, giving the protein MSQRIPTGPERQQQIYQAGAMGRKPTIPLSYSDLEALAKSKLPQEAYDYVAGGAGSENTMATNLAAFDRWRIVPRMMRNVERRDMAVELGGRNMPAPILLAPVGVLGIVHPDAELAVARACKALGLTMILSTLSSFTLENVAELAAHRWFQLYWSNDQDIAASMVARAEAAGFEALVVTLDTPIIGWRERDLQNAYLPFLQGKGLANYFTDPAFLKPLSKSPEEELLPAVMRFAQVFGNTALTWSDLAFLRGRTKLPIWVKGIQAEEDARLAIDHGANGIIVSNHGGRQVDGAIGSLTALPPIVEAVKDRVPILFDSGIRRGADIFKAVALGANAVLVGRPYTWGLAVGGETGVREVLLNLICDLDLTMGLSGCATLRDVKADRLHAV; this is encoded by the coding sequence ATGTCCCAACGCATTCCAACCGGTCCTGAGCGTCAGCAGCAGATCTACCAGGCTGGCGCAATGGGACGCAAGCCAACAATCCCCCTTTCGTACTCAGATCTGGAAGCTTTGGCAAAGTCAAAGCTGCCTCAAGAGGCCTACGACTACGTAGCGGGTGGCGCGGGTTCGGAAAACACGATGGCAACAAACTTAGCGGCGTTTGACAGATGGCGAATCGTGCCTCGAATGATGCGCAATGTGGAGCGCAGGGATATGGCAGTCGAGTTGGGCGGGCGCAATATGCCGGCGCCAATCCTGCTAGCGCCCGTGGGCGTTCTGGGGATCGTTCATCCTGACGCCGAACTAGCCGTCGCGCGGGCTTGCAAGGCGCTTGGTCTCACGATGATTCTGAGCACGCTCAGTTCGTTTACTTTGGAGAACGTCGCCGAGCTAGCGGCTCATCGCTGGTTCCAGTTGTATTGGAGCAACGACCAGGACATCGCGGCAAGCATGGTAGCCCGTGCAGAGGCCGCTGGTTTCGAGGCTCTAGTTGTTACTCTCGACACCCCGATCATTGGATGGCGCGAACGCGACCTGCAGAACGCCTACTTGCCTTTCTTGCAGGGCAAAGGATTGGCGAACTACTTTACCGATCCGGCGTTCTTGAAACCACTCAGCAAGTCGCCCGAAGAAGAGTTGCTGCCGGCGGTTATGCGATTTGCTCAGGTTTTCGGCAACACGGCTCTCACATGGTCCGACTTGGCATTTTTGAGGGGAAGAACCAAGCTCCCAATTTGGGTGAAGGGCATTCAGGCCGAGGAGGACGCACGGCTGGCCATCGACCATGGAGCAAACGGCATTATCGTGTCGAATCATGGAGGCAGGCAAGTGGACGGCGCGATCGGATCTCTAACTGCGTTGCCACCGATTGTCGAGGCGGTCAAGGACCGAGTCCCCATACTGTTCGACAGCGGCATCCGGCGCGGCGCAGATATATTCAAGGCCGTTGCATTAGGCGCAAACGCCGTGCTGGTTGGACGTCCTTATACTTGGGGCTTGGCGGTCGGCGGGGAGACCGGGGTTCGAGAGGTCCTCTTGAATCTGATCTGCGATCTAGACCTGACGATGGGATTGTCGGGATGCGCAACCCTGCGCGATGTGAAGGCGGATAGGCTTCATGCCGTATGA
- a CDS encoding nitroreductase family protein, with translation MPYEPLPYRPPRRSLEDARRELDENFQIMASRRSVRMFSSDPVPKDIIETAIRIAGTAPSGANRQPWQFVAISNPEVKQRIRQAAEEAEQEFYLRKAPKEWLDALEPLGTDFVKEHITAAPWLIVVFRVDYVELGDGGRSKNYYVPESVGIATGFLIQALHRAGLATLTHTPAPMTFLREICGRPLNEKPYLLMPVGYPADDCTAPNVSRKALAEIFEAIE, from the coding sequence ATGCCGTATGAGCCTCTTCCATATCGCCCGCCAAGACGATCTCTCGAAGATGCGCGCAGGGAGCTCGACGAAAACTTTCAAATCATGGCGAGTCGTCGAAGCGTGCGCATGTTCTCGTCCGATCCAGTTCCCAAGGATATCATCGAGACGGCCATTCGCATAGCCGGCACTGCGCCAAGCGGAGCCAATCGGCAACCGTGGCAATTTGTAGCGATTAGCAATCCAGAGGTGAAGCAGAGGATTCGGCAGGCAGCCGAGGAGGCTGAACAAGAGTTCTATCTGCGAAAGGCGCCCAAAGAGTGGCTCGATGCGCTGGAGCCCCTGGGTACCGATTTTGTCAAGGAACACATTACGGCTGCTCCGTGGCTAATCGTCGTCTTCCGGGTAGATTACGTCGAACTAGGGGATGGCGGGCGATCGAAGAACTACTATGTGCCCGAGTCGGTGGGGATCGCAACGGGCTTCCTGATTCAGGCCCTGCATAGGGCAGGCTTGGCGACGCTGACCCACACTCCAGCCCCGATGACGTTCTTGAGGGAAATCTGTGGTCGGCCGCTCAACGAGAAACCGTATCTATTGATGCCGGTCGGCTACCCAGCAGACGATTGCACGGCGCCCAACGTATCGCGCAAGGCGTTGGCAGAGATTTTTGAAGCGATCGAATAA
- a CDS encoding PEP-CTERM sorting domain-containing protein: protein MFNLKTVAVIALASTALFMGSQRAEAIIIFNFDTVYTGFTPDGPPAWATLTIVDFAADEVKMTLSANWDGSLYPAQFIRDLYLNISPFLNATLVSGSVSGPAVISGVSSSLDGINGGAGTSYDHRVDFQVAGGPGRLTGGETVSWRVTAPGLTEAHFLATEPGQGLEAGMHIQGITGGLSGHVTTPEPASLFGIASGLIALARARRNRK from the coding sequence ATGTTTAACCTAAAGACCGTTGCCGTGATCGCTCTTGCTTCGACCGCTCTCTTTATGGGCAGTCAGCGAGCCGAAGCGATCATCATTTTCAACTTTGACACCGTATACACGGGATTTACGCCGGACGGCCCGCCTGCTTGGGCAACCTTGACGATCGTCGATTTTGCAGCAGACGAAGTCAAGATGACCTTGTCTGCGAACTGGGACGGCTCGCTCTACCCGGCACAGTTCATACGAGACCTTTATTTGAACATTAGCCCCTTCCTAAACGCTACGCTGGTCTCTGGCAGCGTGTCTGGTCCTGCAGTGATCTCTGGCGTTTCGTCGTCTCTGGATGGCATCAATGGCGGCGCGGGCACATCGTACGACCATCGAGTCGACTTCCAAGTGGCTGGCGGTCCAGGCAGGCTCACTGGCGGCGAGACGGTATCCTGGCGCGTTACGGCTCCTGGATTGACCGAAGCGCATTTCCTAGCCACAGAGCCTGGCCAAGGACTGGAAGCTGGAATGCATATTCAGGGCATCACGGGCGGCCTGTCGGGTCACGTTACAACCCCCGAGCCGGCCAGTTTGTTCGGCATCGCATCGGGACTGATTGCTCTGGCGAGAGCGCGTCGCAATCGAAAGTAA